A window of Caretta caretta isolate rCarCar2 chromosome 11, rCarCar1.hap1, whole genome shotgun sequence contains these coding sequences:
- the LOC125644751 gene encoding glycerol-3-phosphate dehydrogenase 1-like protein, translating to MPPLKVCIVGSGNWGSAIAKIIGKNIQKSNRFDPVMKMWVFEEIINGRKLTEIINKDHENVKYLPGHTLPKNVVAVADVVEASAGADIFIFVIPHQFITQICDQIVGHIKPGAFGISLIKGVDEGAEGLKLISDIIREKLKIEVSVLMGANIASEVADEKFCETTIGCKNEKHGQIFKELMQTPNFRITVVDDCDTVEICGALKNIVAVGAGFCDGLDFGDNTKAAVIRLGLMEMVAFAKLFCRGPVSIATFLESCGVADLITTCYGGRNRKVAEAFVRTGKSIEELEKEMLNGQKLQGPQTSAEVYKMLKQKNMVDKFPLFSTVYQICYEGRLVHEFISCLQNHPQHT from the exons ATGCCTCCTCTGAAAGTCTGCATCGTGGGGTCTGGGAACTG GGGATCTGCTATTGCAAAAATTATTGGCAAAAATATCCAGAAATCTAACAGGTTTGATCCTGTTATGAAGATGTGGGTGTTTGAAGAAATCATAAATGGGAGGAAACTCACAGAGATCATAAACAAAGATCATGAAAATGTGAAGTATCTTCCAGGACATACATTACCTAAAAATGTG GTGGCTGTAGCAGATGTCGTTGAAGCATCGGCTGGGGCAGATATTTTCATCTTTGTTATACCCCATCAATTCATTACACAAATTTGTGACCAGATTGTTGGTCACATAAAACCTGGAGCATTTGGCATTTCACTGATCAAG GGGGTTGACGAGGGTGCTGAAGGCTTGAAGCTCATATCAGACATCATTCGAGAGAAACTGAAGATAGAAGTGAGCGTGCTCATGGGGGCCAATATAGCCAGTGAAGTGGCTGATGAGAAGTTCTGTGAAACCACCATTG GGTGCAAAAATGAAAAGCATGGGCAGATCTTTAAAGAATTAATGCAGACCCCAAATTTCAGGATTACCGTGGTGGATGACTGTGATACAGTGGAGATCTGCGGAGCCTTAAAA AACATAGTAGCAGTAGGAGCTGGATTCTGCGATGGACTGGACTTTGGTGATAATACTAAAGCAGCAGTCATTCGTTTGGGCCTCATGGAGATGGTAGCCTTTGCAAAGCTGTTCTGCAGGGGTCCGGTATCAATAGCTACTTTTCTGGAGAGCTGCGGTGTTGCTGATCTAATCACTACATGCTACGGAGGACGCAACAGGAAAGTAGCAGAAGCCTTTGTGCGGACAGGAAAA TCAATTGAGGAGCTGGAAAAAGAGATGCTGAATGGACAAAAGCTACAAGGTCCTCAGACTTCAGCTGAGGTCTATAAGATGCTGAAACAGAAAAACATGGTTGATAA